atattctgtaatataaaatatttaatataacagaaatattataattctaattttatgttattaaataaatataaattgGTCAAAAAGTTCATGTAAacacattttatataaaaaatatataagatatatatatgtgattatttaaatacattttataagatatattatttattataataattacacataaaaggaaaaataaatatcatataaaaaataaacatatatatatatatatatatatatatatatatataaattaatttttttttttttaaaatgatggtattttcttctattaaaatatacctattttttattgtattgGAAATTCTGTTATTATCAGATAGggtaaaaaaataaagaacaaacatataatataacataatatatatatatatatatatatacatacatatatacatacatatattattttttttattattcttattttatttggtaaattaaaaaaaaaataataaaataacgcaataaataaatatgcttttcttttttttaattgtaGAACTTTATTCCATCATGTTATGAAAATGTATACAGCTTAAAAAAAGTAACAAGACAAAATATACCTATAAGATCCTTAGCACAATGTTTAAATACACAACCAATAAGTAAAAAGACGTCAGTGGAAGATAAACTAAAGGAAAAAGTAGtgaaagaaaataaagacAGAAATGAAAAACAGACAAATATAATTGATGA
The sequence above is drawn from the Plasmodium reichenowi strain SY57 chromosome Unknown, whole genome shotgun sequence genome and encodes:
- a CDS encoding putative exported protein (Plasmodium exported protein, unknown function), producing the protein MVFSSIKIYLFFIVLEILLLSDRNFIPSCYENVYSLKKVTRQNIPIRSLAQCLNTQPISKKTSVEDKLKEKVVKENKDRNEKQTNIIDESEQESSIDLSDYTNLGSSLTPDDLDNY